The stretch of DNA tgtcaaaattttagaaatgattgagtttttaaatgttgtctatgttgaataatttgagtattagggattaaattgatagatttttaaattagaaatgaaaaaggattgaattgtagaataaattataaattttgaataatagagactaaattgtgaaaaatttggaatttaaggatttaagtaaaattagagagttaaatctagtttaaagtgaaaattgaataaaaatatagaattaattgtaaaaaaataaagttagtctcggtttagggactaaattggaatttaggcaaaagttgaataaaaatttaaatattcaatgtgaaattgaattgtattgtattgatgagttttaattgttttaattctgtagctaacATTGTGCCAAAATCttcgactaaaaagggaaaagataaagtcgacaaGGAATAGCTTgaaatttctggtttgtatttctataatctaaatctaattattaattattgtattttaatttaatgctaTGGTAAGTGGTTAAAGTAAGTATTTAGCATTTTggtatttaattgaattgaattcatatgtatatgtgattatatgaaaaaaaattgatattagatgttgattgtttttgaattgtgaaaataaaccctattaactgtatcgggctgagtcaaatatagatggcatgccataggattggaagagttcagggattacttcgacttcgagtcaatgagacactgggtgttaaTTTATTACTTcagattaattcgatgaggcaatgggtgccaatttacttcagcttagccgatgagacactaggtgtcaacttATTACTTCGAATCATCCAATGAGGTACTAGGTACCAAactagtgtgttttggttggatctgtgtatctgtCAGAGTCCGattcatgttaataggggtaattaaatgaaatgacaTTATGATAGGTATTGAAAAATCATtgaatgtgaaatgaaaatgagatacATGAAATGTGTATCATATTGCGAAAAGCTATTTGTATAACAAGTATGAAAACTGAAATAGAAAATGATGAGAATTGAATATGTTATGAatgatgtgttttgaattgattaattgaatagCTAATGTTATTGTATGATTAAATGTACAGACTGTAATATCTTACCTTttaaatgttcggattatagaaataccactgagtttatactcagtgTACAGTTTTGTTTTCCGTGTGCAGGTTAGGAACTTGATTTGATTATCGATTCAGCATCCAAACAATGATCCCGATCTCAAACGTGGTGATGTATATCTCTTTTTGTGTCGGCATATACTTAGGGTGTCTAAATGATAActattttgtggattgattgtaaataagattataagttaatattggctggttatatatatatgagtatgtgTTATATTAAGGCTATAATatgacatgttttaaatttgtgcATAAATGAATATGATATAGGAAAATTAGATTGAATTTGGTATCTTTACaaattttatttgaatgatgtttaaattaatatgttttgataatATAATTGTGGTACttatgagggtacattggttagacatcTAGGTTGATTATTTTAACATGTTTTAAAGGTATTTGAtcgtgttttgaattggttgaacgAATGATTTTTGAGTTGCTTGGTAACCAAGATTGCAGGGAATGGTAAAGttgatgtttaaggttcattttaagtccacacggctagacacacggCATGTGACTggaccgtgtgacacacacgactaACACATGAGATCatggtttggccatgtgtcccttgcaactttaaaatttcaaatcagaATGTTTAGGTATTttcacacaagcagagacacgggtgtgtgtctcagccgtgtgtgacacacggcctagcacacgggtgtgtgacttggctgtttgacccctgcaccttaataATGCatgtcagtatgctcacacggcctagcacacgggcgtgtgacttggccgtgtgatccaagtcagtgaACACCTAAGTTTTggacacggcctgagacatgggtgtgtctcttaaccgtgtgagccacatggcctagcCGCATGGGTATGTGTCCCCTATtcctttgaaaaattttgatgttttcagaaaaattttctgagtacccagtttagtcccgatttgtttctaacatatattttgggcctcaagggctcatataagggacaatatgattgatttatgacatgtatgttaaataatatgtaatgtctattttttatctaaaaagttcggtaatgctctgtaaccctgttctggcgacggataagggttaagggtgttacaaaaaaataaacttttcaaaggctagaaataataattttactaaaatgccctttagTATTTGTTACTTAATTCATGTCTATAGAATGACGTCACGACTTTCCCTATTGCAGAGTTGTGACATTGATGAAAGACTTCTCTTAGGCTTGGTTTAAGGCATCAACGTCGGGACCTCAAGATCAATCTGATGTCACGACTTCAACAATTTTTATGTTCTGATGTCACTTACTATTTGTGCCTTCTTCAAACCAGTCTCACTTAGTGTCATGCCCTCATACCATGCATGTCGCAAAGTTGCCTTCAAATCTCCTACATATCATTCCAAACAATTTCTCACGTTGTGGCCTCTTATCCATTGATGTCACGACCTTATGGTTGGTCATATCCTAACACCACGTTGTGACTTCTGGCATCACCACGTCTCGATGTTAGGACCATGACAtgcttctttctttatttctagaGTATGAAGTGAAAGCCATTAGAGCTATCCCTATAAGACTGTTCACTATCGTTGACAAGATTGTTTGGCACTTTACCAAAAATGACAAATACATAGTTAAATATGGGTATAATCTTTTAAGGTAGCTAAAGCACATAAATGAAGAATGTGGTACTTATTCGAGAAGTAATAGACAAAGCTCAATTTGGAACTCGATATGAAATATTCAAGGTATCTTAAGAGTCAAGAATTTCATATAGAGAGCTTGTAATTATGTTATCAAGCTTTGTCAAACAAATGTCCAAGATACAATGATGAGGTTGAATCTCTTGAGCATATTTTGTTTCGCTGTCGAATTGCAAAAACGGTTTGGAGAGCATTTTCGCTTTACTATGTTCCTACAAATATTGATTTCTCTAGCTTCTTTAACTGATGGATTGAGACAAATGAGCAATTTCTAAATTTTGGGTCTTTCTCGACCACAAGTATGACAGCTTGGGTATGTTGAGAAATATAGAGTTGGAATTTATGGATGTTTGAAGGCATAAATACTGACCCCATACAAATTTGAAGTGATGCTTGGAGGATTTTTTTCTGAGTCTCTAAATGCTCAGGAGAATGCTTTGTCCCAATCAACGCCTTTAATATTCGACTACTTCATAGAGCCCGCCTCCGTATAATGTTATTAGATGTTGCCTTTGATAAGCAAAAGCTACATTTGCCTGTGGGCCATGGCAGCGATGGTTTATTCATTACAAGTGCAAATGCCTTAATCTTTGATGGATTTCCTCGTGTGGCGAAGGCTCTGCTATTCGGTTAGGATCAATGTTGGTAGAACTTTTCTCTTATGCTAGTCGTTTTTGTAACAAGACTGCCGATTGGGTGGCAAAGAATAGTAATAGGAGTTTGTGCTCTCTAAATCCTGAAGAGTTCATTTCTCTTTTTGTAATATGGTTTTATTCTATCAATGAAGTTCTTAttgctaaaaagaaaaacaaaatttacaTATAAACGATAAAAATTAGGGGTGAGTAAAATTcgattagattaaaaaaataaaaaaagttcgaatttcgaattaaattaattgagttaattgaatcaactcgattttttttaatttcgaatttgaatcgaattaaatttttgaatttgaataagCCAAATACCAAATCATTTTACTCCCTTCCCCCACCCCCACTCAAACCCTTTTACTTTCCCTCAatccccaaatttttttttccttttccttttcccaTAAAAAAAACTACCTTTCCCCAAACCATcgaacctttttttcttttactttctttctAAAACTTTTACTTACCCAAattcctatttttttcttttgctttcccTGAAACctcaaaaactttttttttcgaatttatgtctattatttatgttattgaattaaatttcacatttcgtactatttatattattgaattgtttaatcatgttgaatctttattaatttatgttaaaattgaattattgataatgccataaaatattcgtgttaaaattttatgttggtaccaatttcacattttatctttaaaataacttttattaaaaaagttacattttttacatttaatgtatttttttaatttcaaaatatatggtgacaaaaatcaaaagataattgaagcaactaaacaagtaaagaagctaaccagtatataaaagattaataaataaattatggagGGATGAaggttaataacaaatttgattacgatggacaaatttattttttaaatttaattcgaacaaatatattcgatttgatttgatttgaattccatctcactcgattcgattcgagaaaatttcaaatcaagttaggatgataaaataggattcgtcaactcgaaaTCATGTTAGGATAATAAAATAGGATTCGCCAACtcgattaatttaaatttttttcattcgattcgattcgatctgATCTAACGCTCACCCCTACTAAAAACAATATTTTGACTTAACTTATTCAAGTGTATTTAATATTAgaatatttatttaacaaaatcGACCGACTTTATCATCAGTGATTGATCAAATGATCagaaattgatttgattttctgTGCGAAAGTTTGATAGTAGGGTGTGGAATACACCGCACCGCacatatataaaaaacataaaatgataaaataaagcgAACAAATTTCAAATTATGAAATCAGCGTTACGGAACGCTTACTACTTCACTCTCTCTCGCTACtccttaaaccctaacccctcACTTCTTCACATCGTTCCCTTCATTTCCACTTTTCCTTCGCTTCCCTCTGTCCTTTCCAGAAACCATCCCTTTCGTTCCCCTCTCTGCGCCACTCTCATGACCGGCGGTGATTCCGACTCGCCGCAAACCTCTCCTTCTCTGGAGAAACAGTTCGAGAAGTTCCGAGTCCAGCTTGAAGATTCTGGCAGCTTACGGGAACGCATACGCGCCGTCGTTCTGGAAATCGAGTCGGCGACTCGGCTCATGCAAGCTAGCCTCCTCCTCGTTCACCAATCTAAACCAATTCCCGGTAACATACTTCTTTTGCTTCTTCAAATTATATGATTTTTGGAATATtacctattttataatttttacgcaTATGTTTATATCAACAGAGGTTTTGCAGAAGGCAAATTCTCAGATTAACGTACTAAAGGATCTTTACAATAAACTTGCTGAAGTTGTTAGGGAATGCCCTGGACAATATTACAGGTGAGATTCATTGAAGATTttggttaatttcaaattttattttagtagaaatttttgtgttttttttcttgATGTGGTGTTGGGGTGTGTTACTGTGTTTAGGTATCATGGGGATTGGAGGAGTGAAACTCAAATGGTAGTTTCTTTGCTTGCCTTTATGCATTGGTTGGAAACTGGAAATCTGCTTATGCATACTGAAGCTGAGGAAAAACTTGGATGTATGTTTCGGTAATGAATATTTCTTCGGTTTTACGAGAAATATTTGTATTTGCTAATGAAGACAAATGAGAAAATTGGTTGTTTTGGCAGTGAACAATTCGGATTTTGCTTTAGACCTGGAGGATTATCTTGTTGGTATGTGCTGAAAGCTTCTCTAATTGAAGAGTTCTATTCTCTCATGGATTGAACTGTTTGTTCCGTACTATTTTTTTCTCTAATCTTAAAAAGATTCAATTTTCTTTAGCTAGCCTAAAGTATTCTAGTTATTTAATGGAAAGTAAATGTGGTTGACCACATCAATAGGCAGGATGAAATTCTTTGTACATTCTTATGCATTAGAgtctttttctttattaaaatggcCAAGGTAGTTAACTGAACTTCAGTTTTCCATTTTTTTGGTTCATCTTATTCAAATGAGGACTGTCTCGTCAGACCAATTGATACTtgtgttaaaatatttttaagagatTCAGCTATCATTTATGCTGTTTCTATTTCTTGATGAACTAAATGAAGCATTGTTGATTAATCACCTTTTCTGATTATTGTCATTCTTCAGTTTTTATGGTTTTTCTCCCTATATGTGCAAGAAACATGCAATGTCTATTACTTTGCATCTGAATTTGAGGGTTATTATTTTTCTGCCAATTGAATATACTGATCTGGGAACCTTTTTGATCTCTTGCAGGTGTTTGTTTCATgtcaaatgaaatggtaagaaatATGTCAGAAACTTGCTTTCCCGGGCTTTTGAAATTGACAAATGCGTTCTTCCTACTCTATTGTTCTCATGTATTTTTTACTCAGATGTTTAATGAGACTGCAAGTTAGAAAACACGTGTTAGAATGTGATAATTCCAAATGGAACATTATGGTTTTGAACAACTGGTGAAATACAGCCCTCTGATGATGTCGTGGATGCTTTGTTAGTTACCTCCCATTGAAATAATTGGGAAATATGGCAAAAAGGCTCAACATAACATGCATTTCTCTTCGTTTTAACAGCCGAGATATGTGGTGAATCAAGTGACAGCTGGTGACTATGATTGTCCAAGAAATGTGTTGAAGTTCTTGACAGATCTTCATGCTGCCTTTCACATGCTTAATCTCCGTAATGATTTCCTGCGCAAGAAGTTTGATAGTAAGCTTAATCTTATCCAGTGCTTTGAGAATCCGGTGTTTTAAGCAACTTCTTATCGAAGACTGAGTTTTTGAAATGCTTTCTCATTATTTTAGGTATGAAGTACGACCTAAGAAGAGTTGAAGAGGTCTATTATGATGTTAAGATTCGAGGCTTAGCAACCACCGGGGATTCTGTTGGAGATCAAGGAGCCCAAAAGATATGATAGGTTACAGGAGTGGTACATACAACTACTAGGTTATCTCTTTCATTTTCTTAACTGCAATTTCTCAAGGGAGTTTTTATCCTTCAATGCATGGTTTAAAGCCAAAATTTGCTACTTGAACAAAGGAAAGAGGTTTCAATAAAAAAGTTGTAATAGAGAATAGTTGGCAAtctatctttttttaatttcttattcgATCTTTTGCTgaagtttttctttttctgttattCCATCATCAATGGTTAAGCCTGGAAAGCCACTGTTTTCGGAATCGGATTGGACTGGCCGGTCGAACCGGTTGGATTTAGAATCAGTGTAGGTCTGGATAGGGGTGAGTAAAATCcgattcgattcaaaaaacttaataaaaaatttaaattttgaattaaatagttcaagttatttgagttaattaagTTATTTGGGTCAATTCGAATAAAAAATCAAGTTTTTCGATTcaaactcgaatatgaattatacATTTCGAGCTATTtgaaatccgaataagaaaaggtaaaattacgtcgttttgataaatgttaatagttaaaaggtaaaattgttatattgtttatgtagttaaataattttgtatttcgtctactagttaaataataagtccatgtaaacgcaacattgagtataaataatatgatttgttaactcgactcgacttgaagttttttgacttgatttgattcgattcaaaaaaaattcaaattgagttcggttgttAAATAAGATTTGTCAACTCGATtaattcgaaatttttttaacttaatttgactcgatcgaatactcactcTTATGTCTGGAATAAGGGGTTAGATTAATTGACCCATGGACTGGTTGGATTGACTAATTAGATCAGTTGAACCGACGGTCGAACCGATTGAACtaatcttttaaatatatttttatttataataatttattcaatctaAATGAATAGGTTAAATCTATAAAATTGAAAGTTGACGGtctaactaatttaattatagatATTTCGACCACCATGATTTTATTTCCACGCATATTATTTGTGTTCATCACGTGAATTATTGATAATGATCTCAACTTTTATTTTTACCTTGTTTGAagcttatatataaataataaatttatataaatataaacacaCATATCTATATACTAGATTTATGGGACGGTTAAATCGTGAAaaggattattttaataaatatatttactaCATAAAAATCACATAATAGTCCATTGATGTTTTGATTACAATGATAGAGTTAATCTTTTATTATGTATGGTGTTTTGggatcaaatattattataatcaattttttattgatttatcatataaaaagataaaaatatcctCATAAAAACATAACTTAATTTGTGTATGagaaggtattttagtaattttataattgagTTGATGCTCAGTAAAACTCTTAAaacaaatatatacaaaaatataactTGATTTGTATATGAgaagatattttaataattttatagttgAATTGGTGTTTGATTAATTTGcgatatcaattcaataaaatacttaaaataagtataaatattatttttcaaaatcgtGTCTATATAATCATATTCAGTTGTTctaataaaatgtaatttttctttttaaaatgcTCTTGCATTGTATTTAGAAATAGATGAATGATtgagatgaaaattttaaattgaatcttaatttaattaagattGAAGAATGAGTTTCAGTATGCtggtttttctttaatttttttaagattagAGAAAAATTAGGGGTAGAAGTAAGGGTGGTATAAGAAAAAGTTCACTTGAATTGTCGTCCAGCCCAAAAGCCTAAAGCCTAGCCGAGTAGTGAGAACCTAATACCCACGAACttgttaaataaatatatttattacatgtgTATCTTTTTGTAAAAAAGATAATTGCTCAAGGATTATTATCAGCTCTATTTGCGTCGTCTGTTGATCGAACAGCTTTTGATCTGAGTGTAACTATCCATTATACGGCTTCCAGTTTCACTTTCCTAGTGTTTTCGAACTCGGATTATTTTACGATTTACAATATGGACCATTTTTTGTTTGTATCTTTAATTCCTCTTCTCTGACTGCACCCCCTGACCAAACAAAAAACAAGAAAACAGTACACATGAAAAGAGTTGTACACGAGTTTGGTAAAGCATTCACCTGTCGGTTGTACGTACATCGACCCATCGGGAAACTAGAACCTCACCCGCAAGCGCCCTTCTTAGGTCGGCATTTGGCTTTGGCCTTGCTTGTTCGGCTGGCGGATGCAGTTCTTGCTCTTTATGAGGATGCGGATGCAGTATAGTATAAGAATGTATAAGCCAAGTTCAGTACACCAAGCCGTTACAAAAATATCTTTATTTCAAATTACGAAAGAGAAaggaatttgaattgaaaatgtgcTAGGGAGTCAACATATTTATATCTTCTTGGTGGCTAAAAGCTTGCTGACCATGGATGCAAAttattcactacaccaaaacaggcttttagcggcgcttttttaggcctttagcggcgttttttagcgTCGctataagcattagcggcgcttttcccacaaacaccgctaaagagCACGCTAAAGACCACGACCTTTAGCAACGCTTCtagcaaaaacgccactaaaaactttaaaaaaaattattttaatcaaataatatttattttttatgataaatattatattatgttttatttttaaaatttgaactttaaatatattttttaaggataaataaaaaatattatttaaattaaattttctatgaaaattttaacttgaaaactaaatataaaaatcaatgaatttagttttagaatttaaaataataaattaataacacaattaaaatccaaaagttagaactcaaattgtcgtaaatattaaagtaaaaataaaaatttagaatcaaaactaaaataaacaatgGAAAGATAACTCAAATGTAGGTTTTTGCTGCAAGTTACACAGACAATAACGAAAAATTAAACACCacacataaaatttatcaaactaGTTAAGAAATACATGGTGCAGCCATGTAGGATAAATACAATAGAATCATagggtaattttgcataaatatctTCAGAGTACCAAGAACAATTTGtcacaaaattataaaacatgataaaaaaaaaaaaaaaacaggtaGCAGACAAGCTATTTGTTACTTTTTGTTTTGCTTCCAAGGCTTCCTCAGCTGCCTTCATCTTGGCAACAGAATCATCTTCATCATCCCTgcttaagaaaacaaagaaatttaTGTTAATTTGACTAACCCATATTAAAAATCTTAATGCAAATGATAACtgttaaatctattaactaattttttttgtgagtaatatacaaaaataacaaacaaacataacattaatttaatacttatcatttagttaagattaaaaattttcaaattctaaaaatacaagactgaaaatgaccaaattaaaatagaGGTACTAAAGTAGAAGTCTAATAGCAGATCACTTATGTCAAATACAAGAGTTATCTGTTTTAGGTGATTGAATGTTATGATTTTCAAATTTcctattaaataaagaaaagtaaTGCATGTTTGGGTATTAACCCACAAATCAACATCATCTCCCTAAAACATCAACTTCAAGGATGAGATGGATGATGAGTTAAGAAAGGTATATCAAGTTGCCGTCCTTTAACTAAAATATGGACATATTGAAATATGTTTATCCTTCTTATAAAAATGGATTAGAAAGAGATTAAGGAAAATCTAGGCaggaaataaaaattttgaatatcaaacttaaaaattcaaTTGAATGATAATTTCATGCAGTATCTCAAACAATATATGGGTATAGGTGTAATCAATTATGCAACATGtaatgatattaatttttttttaatttggtatttaaatttttttatctaaattattattaaaatttaatatttttttatttggtatttaagtttttttttttaaatttggtatcCAAACTTATCAAATATATACAAATACTCCAATATactaacatgaaatttatttttgtattttaaatgtttcattacttttagtttaatttattttaatttaacataatgaatttattaaaattattattttcttcaattttcttttcattaagcaaattttgaacataaGGAAACTTCAAATAAATGTAACCATTATTGTCATTAAATTTCATGTCTTCTACCGCATGTTCATACACTAGATATTTTTGTCACCTTATAAAAAAACCTAATGCCGTTAGTGTTCTAGGATAATTTGTATAGCATCTAAcaaatataagtattaaattggacaaaaaaatgcTTAGGTACCAAATGAAGAATATGTACTGAAATGAACCCAAAAAACTtaagtactaaattaaaaaaatcaaacaccaaattaaaaaaaattaataacaaattagaaaaaataaaataattaagagtacgaaaatgaaagaaacatattatatatgtaatagaagcataaaataattattttctagtacaaataataattttttatcagaaataaacataaaatctATCTATTAGTTTTATATTTAAGATTGTAATAGAAGCACTATTaataagataattatttttatattatattatattatattgattggttttatagatttaaaaaatatataattaacacAAAATACTAATTCTTaattgatatttctttaaaaaatatataattattttatgcttctattacatatataatatgttTCTTTCATTTTCGTACTCTTAATCATCTTCATCATGATAAAATGCATCCGATTTAACTGCATTATTATACATCATTAGAAACAAGGCAAAGCTATAAAGGGAAGACCTATTAATTTCATTTAAGTAAAACGGTTTCATGTTTCACTGATAAAGCCCAAAACCGTACCTGTAATACGTGGACTACCTCTTTTACACTGAACATGGAGTTTGAAAACAATGGTGTTCTTTTCATTTGGCTGATCATTTTCTACAATTGAAAGAGACAAAAGTAAAGAATTACCAAGTGCCCCAAGGGTAAACTCCATAAATTCAGATAAACCATCAACCAAAAAGAATGAATTAAACCTGAAAGATAATCAAAAAGCCTTGGGTCAACACGGATTGGAACGGGGCCCAACCTATGAGCAAGAACTTCATCTTGGATTATTGATGTGTTGTTTGCAATGAGAACTTTTTCAATTGCC from Gossypium hirsutum isolate 1008001.06 chromosome D04, Gossypium_hirsutum_v2.1, whole genome shotgun sequence encodes:
- the LOC107899466 gene encoding translin, with the protein product MKSALRNAYYFTLSRYSLNPNPSLLHIVPFISTFPSLPSVLSRNHPFRSPLCATLMTGGDSDSPQTSPSLEKQFEKFRVQLEDSGSLRERIRAVVLEIESATRLMQASLLLVHQSKPIPEVLQKANSQINVLKDLYNKLAEVVRECPGQYYRYHGDWRSETQMVVSLLAFMHWLETGNLLMHTEAEEKLGLNNSDFALDLEDYLVGVCFMSNEMPRYVVNQVTAGDYDCPRNVLKFLTDLHAAFHMLNLRNDFLRKKFDSMKYDLRRVEEVYYDVKIRGLATTGDSVGDQGAQKI